The following are from one region of the Etheostoma spectabile isolate EspeVRDwgs_2016 chromosome 2, UIUC_Espe_1.0, whole genome shotgun sequence genome:
- the pglyrp2 gene encoding N-acetylmuramoyl-L-alanine amidase, with the protein MTLFGLSFFVLAFFNFFSVYGRPTGDHLRNIDSFILAVQQVEDSNPGLSPLALVRALRRTAGHDNEMTNHFLGASYNLSDAELLETAILNASSFSFFDKAFHHIVTNYGEERGVVLAPDGTTVALTPLLLGIESGLKAKLEGTPAVGLFPLTLGRTLGLSFLSLQDFPPSYRLGPNGCWDSVDHPKLFKLSRPATLATDAVIYGGMDGAILGMDLSNLPASEEPQTLSEILKGYYSFVLHEAQGLDAVTRHVSPRRREISRSILEPLDLYSQVMETLALVWKLEKTEWIALDNGVGKTVKDGLQEFVHKYWDCPQIIPRCQWGAKPYQTTPMPLFLPLQFLYVHHTYEPSSPCVSFPNCSRNMRAMQRFHQVDRGWSDIGYSFVVGSDGYIYEGRGWNHLGRHTRGHNAIGYGVSIIGNYTATAPSRHALDLLRHDLVRCAVDGGRLAANFTIHGHRQVVNYTSCPGDAFYSEITSWEHFSE; encoded by the exons ATGACTTTATTTGGACTGTCATTTTTTGTCCTGgctttttttaacttctttagCGTCTATGGCAGGCCAACAG GTGACCACCTGCGCAACATAGACAGCTTCATTCTAGCCGTGCAGCAGGTGGAAGACTCAAACCCTGGTCTCTCCCCCCTGGCTCTGGTCCGGGCCCTGCGGAGGACCGCTGGCCACGATAATGAGATGACTAATCATTTTTTGGGTGCCTCGTATAATCTCAGTGATGCTGAGCTGCTGGAGACAGCCATTCTCAATGCCTCATCCTTTAGCTTCTTTGACAAGGCCTTTCACCACATTGTGACAAATTATGGAGAGGAACGAGGGGTGGTTCTGGCTCCAGATGGCACCACGGTAGCCCTTACACCATTACTGCTAGGAATTGAATCAGGACTAAAAGCCAAGCTTGAGGGGACGCCAGCTGTTGGGCTCTTCCCTCTCACTTTAGGCAGGACGCTGGGCTTGTCCTTCCTTAGTCTCCAGGACTTCCCGCCATCTTATCGCTTGGGGCCTAATGGGTGCTGGGACAGCGTGGACCACCCAAAATTATTCAAGCTGTCTCGGCCTGCCACACTGGCCACTGATGCTGTTATTTATGGAGGCATGGATGGAGCTATACTGGGCATGGACCTCAGCAACCTACCTGCATCTGAAGAGCCACAGACCCTCAGTGAGATCTTAAAAGGATACTATAGTTTTGTTCTGCATGAGGCGCAGGGTCTTGATGCTGTGACCAGACATGTTAGCCCAAGGCGAAGGGAGATCTCTAGGTCCATTCTGGAGCCACTTGATCTTTACAGCCAGGTGATGGAGACACTAGCACTAGTCTGGAAGTTGGAGAAGACAGAATGGATTGCTCTGGACAATGGAGTCGGGAAGACAGTGAAGGATGGACTACAGGAATTTGTGCACAAGTACTGGG ACTGCCCGCAAATCATCCCTCGTTGTCAGTGGGGGGCAAAACCCTATCAGACTACACCTATGCCACTGTTTTTGCCCCTCCAATTTCTCTATGTTCACCACACCTATGAGCCATCCTCGCCCTGTGTATCCTTCCCAAACTGCTCTCGCAACATGAGAGCCATGCAGCGTTTCCACCAGGTAGATCGTGGTTGGAGCGACATAGGATACAG CTTTGTAGTGGGTTCTGATGGCTACATCTATGAAGGCAGAGGTTGGAACCACCTTGGCAGACACACCAGGGGGCACAATGCCATTGGGTACGGCGTGTCAATCATTGGTAACTACACAGCCACTGCGCCGTCTCGCCACGCCTTGGACCTGCTGCGCCATGATCTTGTCAGATGTGCAGTAGACGGAGGGAGACTGGCTGCCAACTTCACTATCCACGGCCACAGACAGGTGGTGAACTACACCTCCTGCCCTGGAGACGCCTTCTATTCAGAAATAACAAGCTGGGAACACTTCAGTGAATGA